Proteins encoded within one genomic window of Pectobacterium araliae:
- the nrdF gene encoding class 1b ribonucleoside-diphosphate reductase subunit beta, with protein MTALTRVQAINWNKIEDDKDLEVWNRLTSNFWLPEKVPLSNDIPSWSTLNAHERQLTIRVFTGLTLLDTIQNTLGAPTLMPDAVTPHEEAVLSNISFMEAVHARSYSSIFSTLCLTSEVDDAYRWSEENPALQKKSDIILSHYRSDDPLMKKVASVFLESFLFYSGFYLPMYWSSRAKLTNTADLIRLIIRDEAVHGYYIGYKFQRGLAKADPARQQQVKNFAYDLLQDLYDNEVLYTQELYDGVGWTEDVKKFLHYNANKALMNLGYEALFPASMTDVNPAILSALSPNADENHDFFSGSGSSYVIGKAVNTEDEDWDF; from the coding sequence ATGACCGCACTCACTCGCGTCCAGGCGATTAACTGGAACAAAATTGAAGACGACAAAGATTTGGAAGTCTGGAACCGCCTGACGTCTAACTTCTGGCTACCGGAAAAAGTGCCGCTGTCGAACGATATTCCGTCATGGAGTACGTTGAATGCCCACGAACGTCAGTTGACGATCCGCGTTTTCACTGGCCTGACGCTGCTGGACACCATCCAAAATACGCTGGGTGCGCCAACACTCATGCCAGACGCGGTGACGCCGCATGAAGAAGCGGTGCTCTCTAACATCAGCTTTATGGAAGCGGTACATGCCCGTTCATACAGCTCAATTTTTTCGACGCTGTGTCTAACCAGCGAAGTGGATGATGCTTATCGCTGGAGTGAAGAAAATCCCGCCTTACAGAAAAAGTCGGACATTATTCTGTCACACTACCGCAGTGACGATCCGCTGATGAAGAAAGTCGCCAGCGTGTTTCTGGAATCGTTCCTGTTTTACTCTGGCTTCTATCTGCCGATGTACTGGTCGAGCCGCGCCAAGCTCACTAACACGGCGGATTTGATTCGACTCATCATCCGTGACGAAGCGGTACACGGTTACTATATTGGCTACAAATTTCAGCGTGGGTTGGCGAAGGCGGATCCCGCTCGCCAGCAGCAGGTGAAAAATTTCGCCTACGATCTGCTACAGGATTTGTACGACAATGAAGTGCTATATACTCAGGAACTCTATGACGGCGTCGGCTGGACGGAAGATGTGAAGAAATTCCTCCACTACAATGCGAACAAGGCGCTGATGAATCTCGGCTATGAAGCGCTGTTCCCCGCCAGTATGACGGATGTGAATCCGGCGATCCTCTCGGCACTCTCGCCAAACGCAGATGAGAACCATGACTTCTTCTCTGGTTCCGGTTCATCTTATGTGATCGGGAAAGCCGTCAACACTGAAGACGAAGATTGGGACTTCTAA